One Ananas comosus cultivar F153 linkage group 1, ASM154086v1, whole genome shotgun sequence DNA window includes the following coding sequences:
- the LOC109722705 gene encoding putative mediator of RNA polymerase II transcription subunit 26 produces the protein MDDGAANNAAALAAQQQQLLLQQHHHQIFLLQQQQQQHHQFPQPQQLPRPQQLLHHHQQQQQQQAVSRFPSNIDAHLRSPGFRSLHFHPQSQSQSQAQAQPRRNPVEVEMAQQDALKVCNPDVKTPFSSIEDAVHRLLPYHVVSDYEAEEDDRILDSDATGQVNSRLQQWEHSVLVKIAELTTAFEKQLLAFNIMTRRRALGELRSEERLMLEKALLQEEKQSLLELRAELESRERAGRMAMAQAEQAHRAEMMARGPMRAGAATARGEDGSVRSSTGQYQGGDEEQTQGWGNGQRDDEELSEDFLNDENENENGETAMQDDWRDAGELDLNNSR, from the exons ATGGACGACGGAGCGGCGAACAACGCCGCCGCGTTGGcggcgcagcagcagcagctgctccTCCAGCAGCACCACCACCAGATCTTCCTCCTccaacagcaacagcagcagcaccaCCAATTCCCGCAACCGCAGCAGCTTCCGAGACCGCAGCagctcctccaccaccaccaacaacagcagcagcagcaggccgTCTCCCGCTTTCCCTCCAACATCGACGCCCACCTCCGCTCCCCGGGCTTCCGATCCCTCCACTTCCATCCCCAATCGCAGTCCCAATCGCAGGCGCAGGCGCAGCCGCGGCGGAACCCGGTGGAGGTGGAGATGGCGCAGCAGGACGCCCTGAAGGTCTGCAACCCCGACGTCAAGACCCCCTTCTCCTCCATCGAGGACGCCGTCCACAG attactgCCGTATCACGTGGTGTCGGACTATGAGGCGGAAGAGGACGACAGGATCCTCGACAGCGATGCCACCGGCCAGGTCAACTCCCGCCTCCAGCAGTGGGAGCACAGTGTTCTTGTGAAGATCGCAGAGCTCACCACCGCATTCGAAAAGCAGCTGCTCGCCTTCAACATAATGACCCGCAGACGAGCCCTTGGCGAATTGCGATCCGAAGAAAGGCTCATGCTAGAGAAAGCCCTACTTCAGGAGGAGAAGCAATCACTGTTGGAGCTAAGGGCGGAGCTCGAGTCGAGAGAAAGGGCTGGGCGGATGGCCATGGCCCAGGCCGAGCAGGCTCATCGGGCTGAGATGATGGCCCGCGGCCCAATGAGGGCAGGTGCAGCCACCGCCCGGGGGGAGGATGGCTCGGTCCGTAGTAGTACGGGACAATATCAGGGGGGCGACGAGGAACAGACTCAAGGGTGGGGAAATGGGCAGAGAGATGATGAGGAACTGTCGGAGGATTTCCTGAACGACGAGAACGAGAATGAAAACGGAGAGACGGCGATGCAGGACGACTGGCGAGATGCGGGGGAGCTGGATTTGAACAATAGCAGGTGA